The genomic stretch GGCTCTTGCCAGAGGCGTAGATGTCCTGGTTGCCACACCGGGACGCCTTCTCGACCTCATGGGCCAGAAGCATCTGCGTCTGGACCGTCTCGAGGTATTTGTCCTCGACGAAGCGGACAGGATGCTGGATATGGGATTCATCCACGATGTTCGCAGGGTTATTGCCGTCCTGCCGCAGAGGAGACAGTCGCTTTTCTTCTCCGCAACCATGCCGCCGGAGATCGTCCGGCTCGCCGACAGCATGCTCATCAACCCGGCAAAAGTGGAAGTGGCTCCTTCCGCCACCACTGTGGAGCGCATAGATCAGAAGGTAATGTTCGTAAGCCGCAAGGACAAATGTAATCTCCTGGCGCACATCCTCGATAACCCCGAGGTATCGAAGGCTCTGGTTTTCACCCGGACCAAACACGGAGCCAACAAGGTAGTGAAGCAGTTGGAGAAGGCTAAAGTCCAGGCTGAAGCAATCCACGGTAACAAGTCACAAACCAGCCGTACCAGGGCGCTTGAGAACTTCCGCCGGGGACAGACCCGGGTCCTGGTCGCCACCGATATTGCCGCAAGAGGCATAGATGTTGACGGTATTACCCACGTCATCAACTACGACCTGCCCAATATTCCGGAAAGCTACGTTCACCGTATAGGCAGAACGGCCAGGGCAGGGGCGGATGGGTTCGCCATTTCCTTCTGCGATGCGGACGAGGGGGCTTACCTGAGAGACATCCAGAGGTTGATCAGGACACAGGTTCCGGTGTCGGAGGACAATCCCTGGCACATCCCGTCCCCGTTTAGGGGAATCCTCCAACCTAGGGGCCGGGATCAGGGGACACGGGGCGACGGGAACGGAAAGAGCAGGAAAAACAGACACCCTCGCAACCGTGGAAGCAGGCGTCCATCATTCGGCAGCCCTGGTGCAGGGACGGAATCGCCCACACACTTCAGACAGGGGACCTGAGCGGGGTCCGGCACCGGTTCTTCCTGATAAAGAACCTTGATCCTATTCAGGATGGCACCGATTCTACAAATATCCTGTTGTACACATCTTCGCCATAACTGGTTTGCAATGGTTCGCCTTTGATAATTTTAAAAGTTCTTTTTCCATCGGTTTTCCTTTCAGCCCTCAGAAAAATGGCTTTTTCCAATTTTTTTTCATAAAAACCATGTGCAAATTCATATGAATGTGTAACGAAGAAAATCTTGACCTGTTTTTCCAATAATGCACAATTTATCTGCCTCGCAATCTCAGAGCCTTCTCTTTCGTTGGTCGCGGCAAATGATTCATTAAGCAGCAGCATGGAATTTGACGTTATATCGTCTACGATATCGCTCATTCTGCTGAGTTCTTCATCCAATTTTCCGCTATTCATTGTAGTATCTTCTTCCCTTTTGTAGTGTGTGAACAGGCTGTCGCAGACATTTGAACAGAAGGACTCCGCCGGCACAAACATGCCGCATTGCATCATCAATTGAGCTAAACCAATGCTTCGTAAAAAAGTTGACTTACCGCCCTGGTTGGCGCCGGTGATTATCACGAGGTTTTTATTGTCGGCATTCGCGTCATTGCCGACAATTTGATGTTTCATCGTTAAGGCCAGGCAGACATCGTATAATCCTTGAAAAGAATGTCTGCGTTCGTCGGATGCCGCGGGAATGGGAAAGGATAATGGCCCCCCTATCTGAGCAAGCTGCCCATGTAGATTCAAACAACCGATGTAAAAAGCTAATTCGATGTGCAGCATGTTAAAGAAACCGAGAATATGATCAGCGGACTGGGCGAGTGCATTGGCGACAAAGTTAATCCCCCTGTTTCTTAATTCCGACAGGGCCCTGGCGCCGCTTTCATCCCGATCAGCGATACGAAACGTGTAAACGGGTGGTTTTTTAGTAAAGATCCGCT from Deltaproteobacteria bacterium encodes the following:
- a CDS encoding DEAD/DEAH box helicase, producing the protein MTFNELNLIEQLQRAVREEGYTSPTPIQAASIPDLLKGRDLLGCAQTGTGKTAAFALPIIQLLHRKRRPATPRSVRVLVLTPTRELAAQIDASFGVYGRHLSLRRAVVFGGVGQSPQVKALARGVDVLVATPGRLLDLMGQKHLRLDRLEVFVLDEADRMLDMGFIHDVRRVIAVLPQRRQSLFFSATMPPEIVRLADSMLINPAKVEVAPSATTVERIDQKVMFVSRKDKCNLLAHILDNPEVSKALVFTRTKHGANKVVKQLEKAKVQAEAIHGNKSQTSRTRALENFRRGQTRVLVATDIAARGIDVDGITHVINYDLPNIPESYVHRIGRTARAGADGFAISFCDADEGAYLRDIQRLIRTQVPVSEDNPWHIPSPFRGILQPRGRDQGTRGDGNGKSRKNRHPRNRGSRRPSFGSPGAGTESPTHFRQGT
- a CDS encoding DNA mismatch repair protein MutS; the encoded protein is MKAFLMYRDHDFELQLKLSSNEKARIKDLELNTLFNAMALDDKILFEVARKAILSNLDDLDTIRYRQAILKDCLKNSSIIKDIYSIAIEAIENKRSSYYYILSKYPGSILHGSIETLQMLVGLLKKLKKIADEHADKFESEGFTAVFSMLKKELDDEYFTRVQNHLRELKFRNGVLISAELGKGNEGAHYLLRKPQNKKQSWMERIFTKKPPVYTFRIADRDESGARALSELRNRGINFVANALAQSADHILGFFNMLHIELAFYIGCLNLHGQLAQIGGPLSFPIPAASDERRHSFQGLYDVCLALTMKHQIVGNDANADNKNLVIITGANQGGKSTFLRSIGLAQLMMQCGMFVPAESFCSNVCDSLFTHYKREEDTTMNSGKLDEELSRMSDIVDDITSNSMLLLNESFAATNEREGSEIARQINCALLEKQVKIFFVTHSYEFAHGFYEKKLEKAIFLRAERKTDGKRTFKIIKGEPLQTSYGEDVYNRIFVESVPS